In one window of Dissulfuribacter thermophilus DNA:
- a CDS encoding ammonium transporter, producing MSQINPGDTAFILICAALVFLMTPALGLFYAGMVRSKNVLGTILQSLIMASIVGIEWVIIGYSMSFGPDVHGFVGDLSWLGLKGVGMAPNPDYAPTIPQTAFMLYQCMFAIITPALITGAFAERVRFAPFIVFSLLWAIFVYNPVCHWIWGTGGWLKEKGVLDFAGGLVVHLTCGVAALVGALITGKRKGYGKQSFAPHNLPMTLLGTGLLWFGWFGFNGGSALAANEIAASAAVATHIAGLVAMATWLGIEWIHRGKPTTLGAASGAIAGLATITPAAGFVGPVSAIIIGLTAGIICYIAVILKDKFGYDDSLDVVGIHGVGGLTGTICLGLFASKAINPGGVNGLFFGNPQFLFTQLYGIVAVGVYTLVVTWIIMKAIDVAMGFRVSSEAETEGLDLSEHSETAYTS from the coding sequence ATGAGCCAAATAAATCCAGGTGACACTGCTTTTATCCTTATCTGTGCAGCCCTTGTGTTTTTGATGACCCCGGCATTGGGTCTCTTTTATGCAGGAATGGTGAGAAGCAAAAATGTATTAGGCACTATACTCCAAAGCCTTATTATGGCGTCTATTGTTGGGATTGAATGGGTAATTATTGGTTATTCTATGTCTTTTGGCCCTGACGTCCATGGCTTTGTAGGAGACCTTTCATGGCTGGGTCTAAAAGGAGTTGGTATGGCACCAAACCCAGACTATGCTCCAACAATTCCTCAAACTGCATTCATGCTATACCAATGTATGTTTGCAATCATTACCCCTGCGCTCATAACAGGGGCATTTGCAGAACGCGTTAGGTTTGCTCCATTTATTGTATTTAGCCTTCTATGGGCAATTTTTGTATATAATCCAGTATGCCACTGGATCTGGGGCACAGGTGGTTGGCTGAAGGAAAAGGGCGTTCTTGATTTTGCTGGAGGCCTTGTTGTTCACCTCACCTGTGGTGTTGCAGCACTGGTTGGAGCCTTGATCACTGGGAAGAGAAAGGGTTATGGAAAACAGAGCTTTGCACCTCACAACCTTCCCATGACCCTGCTTGGCACAGGGCTCCTATGGTTTGGATGGTTCGGTTTCAATGGAGGAAGCGCCCTAGCTGCAAATGAAATAGCTGCATCAGCAGCAGTGGCAACCCATATAGCAGGACTTGTAGCCATGGCTACATGGCTTGGAATCGAATGGATCCATAGGGGCAAACCAACCACCCTTGGAGCAGCATCTGGGGCCATAGCAGGGCTTGCCACAATAACCCCTGCAGCAGGATTTGTTGGGCCAGTTTCAGCCATAATAATTGGCCTAACTGCCGGTATCATCTGCTACATTGCTGTAATACTAAAAGATAAATTTGGCTATGATGATAGCCTTGATGTCGTGGGTATTCACGGAGTTGGAGGACTGACAGGGACCATTTGTCTAGGACTTTTTGCTTCAAAAGCCATTAATCCCGGTGGAGTTAACGGGCTATTTTTTGGAAATCCTCAGTTCCTCTTTACTCAGCTTTATGGGATAGTTGCAGTTGGTGTTTACACACTCGTTGTCACCTGGATCATTATGAAGGCAATAGATGTTGCCATGGGATTCAGAGTATCTTCTGAGGCAGAGACCGAAGGTCTCGATCTTAGCGAACACAGTGAAACGGCGTATACTTCATAA
- a CDS encoding P-II family nitrogen regulator: MKEIRAIIRTEKLDEVRNALEEIGIPGVTITPVEGHGRQSGIVEQFRGREFKVDLLPKAKLEIVCKDEEVEKIVVAIRQTARTGEIGDGKIFIYPVENALRIRSGEMGETAI, encoded by the coding sequence ATGAAAGAGATAAGGGCGATTATTAGAACCGAAAAGCTAGATGAGGTAAGGAATGCTCTTGAAGAGATTGGAATTCCAGGCGTTACTATAACGCCTGTTGAAGGCCATGGCAGGCAAAGTGGAATTGTTGAACAGTTTAGAGGAAGAGAATTTAAGGTAGATCTTCTTCCAAAGGCAAAACTAGAAATTGTCTGTAAAGACGAAGAGGTAGAAAAGATAGTGGTTGCCATTAGGCAGACTGCACGGACTGGTGAAATAGGGGATGGAAAGATTTTTATCTATCCAGTGGAAAATGCCTTAAGAATAAGAAGTGGCGAAATGGGAGAAACAGCTATATAG
- a CDS encoding B12-binding domain-containing radical SAM protein, which yields MKVLLVYPYFLTERGKDYDVRPLPIGLHYIGAYLIEAGHEVEILNLHGLGGNLDELRSIFEEREFDCLGVSLFNGNRFGALDCAKIAKEINPNTKVIFGGVGATFLWDFFLRHFDFVDFIVRGEGEETFKELLEAVEKGGDPESFLRIKGLALRDIKGRPVKTQERPFIKDLDALPDPSKYFKFQHVISSRGCPWNCTFCGSPRFWKRRVRFHSPKYFVDQLERLNKKGVNFFYVSDDTFTLNKDRVIDICQEIVKRRLNISWYAISRVNCVDEDIVYWMKRAGCIQISYGVESGSKAIRDFFNKQISDDDIKKAFHITRRFGILPRAYFIYGAPGDGKKSIQESIDLIRDIKPLSMVSYILDLYPGTKLYDNFVKKNRVTDDIWLEPIEDIMYFETDPKMNSDEVLQMGRRLKKAFYSMLPNFIEELEFEEKDELKEHYAAFCARLGFTFTHGDYAQNELIPNKERAAEMLFKKALKWWPNHDAFLGLGMLYQKRREFDNSIEILRQGLKLYDDSEELNICLGINLMNLGQFKDAMAIFKRFPSSPRAKRFYEICASK from the coding sequence ATGAAAGTCTTACTTGTATATCCGTATTTCTTGACTGAAAGAGGAAAAGATTATGACGTCAGACCCCTGCCAATAGGTTTGCATTACATTGGTGCCTATTTAATTGAGGCGGGCCATGAGGTGGAAATCCTCAATCTCCATGGACTTGGGGGGAACCTAGATGAACTTCGTTCTATTTTTGAAGAAAGAGAATTTGACTGCCTTGGAGTATCGCTTTTCAATGGAAATAGGTTTGGTGCCCTTGATTGCGCAAAGATAGCCAAAGAAATAAACCCCAATACTAAGGTCATATTTGGTGGGGTTGGTGCAACATTTTTGTGGGATTTCTTTTTAAGGCATTTTGATTTCGTTGACTTTATCGTAAGAGGAGAAGGGGAAGAGACATTTAAGGAGCTTTTGGAGGCTGTTGAAAAGGGAGGAGATCCAGAGAGTTTTCTCCGTATTAAGGGCTTGGCCCTACGGGATATTAAGGGCAGGCCAGTTAAGACACAAGAGCGTCCATTTATTAAAGACCTTGATGCGCTTCCAGACCCATCCAAGTACTTTAAATTTCAGCACGTAATATCGTCTCGTGGTTGTCCATGGAATTGTACATTTTGTGGATCACCCCGATTTTGGAAAAGGAGAGTTAGGTTCCATTCTCCAAAGTATTTTGTAGATCAGCTTGAACGATTAAACAAAAAGGGAGTTAATTTCTTTTATGTTTCAGATGACACCTTCACCTTAAACAAGGACCGAGTCATTGATATTTGTCAGGAAATTGTGAAAAGAAGACTCAATATATCCTGGTACGCAATTTCTAGGGTAAACTGTGTGGATGAAGATATTGTTTACTGGATGAAAAGAGCCGGATGTATTCAAATTAGTTACGGAGTAGAGAGTGGATCAAAGGCGATCAGAGATTTCTTTAATAAACAGATATCAGATGATGACATAAAGAAGGCCTTTCATATTACAAGACGTTTTGGGATATTACCGAGGGCTTATTTCATTTATGGCGCTCCAGGAGATGGGAAGAAGTCAATTCAGGAGTCTATAGATCTGATTCGAGACATAAAACCCCTTTCAATGGTATCCTATATACTAGATTTGTATCCAGGCACTAAACTTTATGACAATTTTGTAAAAAAGAACAGGGTTACAGATGACATTTGGTTAGAGCCAATAGAAGACATCATGTATTTTGAGACCGATCCAAAGATGAACTCAGACGAAGTCCTTCAGATGGGCCGTCGCCTGAAAAAGGCATTTTATTCAATGCTACCAAATTTCATAGAAGAGCTTGAATTTGAAGAAAAAGACGAACTAAAAGAGCATTATGCGGCATTTTGTGCTAGACTTGGTTTTACTTTTACCCATGGTGACTACGCTCAAAACGAGCTGATTCCCAACAAAGAAAGGGCAGCTGAGATGCTTTTTAAAAAGGCCCTGAAATGGTGGCCCAATCACGATGCCTTTTTAGGCCTTGGAATGCTATATCAAAAGAGAAGGGAATTTGATAATTCCATAGAAATTTTAAGACAAGGTCTTAAACTCTATGATGATAGTGAAGAATTGAATATTTGCCTTGGAATAAATTTGATGAATTTGGGTCAATTTAAAGATGCAATGGCCATTTTTAAAAGGTTTCCATCATCTCCACGGGCAAAAAGGTTTTACGAGATTTGTGCCTCTAAATGA
- a CDS encoding sensor histidine kinase: MAVYLFWFAASLFIFALSRSMGHILKHILFFTGRTHVWTVISSYSGAINTIAIVFMAAVTMFFKRMLGIFRAMEHDQRKIAESSRELLRLNEQMNQLVGERTRSEMVLRLAHEIRNPITIIGGLLRRAEKGISDYNKFKKSYIPKILEQAGRLEEIVRRFEEVLSKQTRSFVVLDLNELALRCVDQTREMASKKEISLDFEGAKQPLFFKGNREILELSIRHLIDNAIEACKRGDNIKVTASPSLDGVVLEVSDTGPGIPKEVLDHIFEPIFETHEGTIGLGLSFVKQVVEEHNGALKVETIPGKGTTIVMEFPTYLKEEPMNGKDL; the protein is encoded by the coding sequence ATGGCAGTATATCTCTTTTGGTTCGCCGCATCACTCTTTATTTTTGCCCTGTCCCGTTCCATGGGACATATTTTAAAACATATCCTTTTTTTTACTGGGAGAACCCATGTATGGACTGTTATTTCTTCCTATAGCGGGGCTATTAATACGATTGCAATAGTATTTATGGCTGCAGTCACAATGTTTTTTAAACGTATGCTAGGTATTTTTAGGGCTATGGAACATGACCAGCGCAAGATAGCAGAGTCATCTAGAGAACTCCTAAGATTAAATGAACAGATGAATCAATTAGTTGGTGAAAGAACAAGGTCTGAGATGGTATTGCGTCTTGCCCATGAGATAAGAAATCCAATTACGATAATTGGGGGTCTTTTACGAAGGGCAGAGAAGGGGATATCGGATTACAATAAATTTAAGAAATCTTATATACCAAAGATATTGGAACAGGCTGGAAGGCTTGAAGAGATTGTAAGGCGTTTTGAAGAAGTCCTATCTAAACAGACCAGGAGCTTTGTGGTCTTAGATTTAAATGAGTTGGCCCTAAGGTGCGTTGATCAGACCAGGGAGATGGCTTCAAAGAAGGAAATTTCCCTCGATTTTGAAGGGGCTAAACAACCTTTATTCTTTAAAGGGAATAGAGAGATTTTGGAATTAAGCATAAGACATCTGATAGACAATGCCATTGAGGCATGTAAAAGGGGAGATAATATTAAAGTTACTGCATCTCCGTCTCTCGATGGCGTGGTGTTGGAGGTGTCTGATACAGGGCCAGGTATCCCGAAAGAAGTTTTGGATCACATTTTCGAACCCATTTTTGAAACGCATGAGGGGACGATAGGCCTTGGACTATCTTTTGTAAAGCAGGTGGTGGAAGAACACAATGGTGCTTTGAAAGTAGAGACTATTCCTGGAAAAGGTACTACTATAGTAATGGAATTTCCTACCTATCTCAAAGA
- a CDS encoding ammonium transporter has product MNSADTAFMMIATALVMLMTPGLALFYGGLVRSKNVLSTIMQSFVCLGLISILWVIFGYSLSFGPDIGGFIGGLDHLWLKGVGLEPSPYADTIPGLIFCAFQLMFAIITPALITGAFAERMKFSAFMIFTTLWATFVYFPVCHWVWGGGWLGNMGALDFAGGTVIHINSGAAALVTAMFLGKRRGYGKEAFHPHNLPMTILGAGILWFGWFGFNAGSALSAGKTAALAFFTTQIATGAALLSWTFAEWIFQKKPTTLGAASGAVAGLVAITPAAGFVGPIPAVIIGGVAGIVCYMAVLLKVKLGYDDALDVVGVHGIGGLWGALATGLFASTFWNPDGANGLFFGNPHQFVVQAIGAFAAIGYSMVVTYIILKITDLVVGVRVDEEQEVQGLDLTQHSEMGYSL; this is encoded by the coding sequence ATGAACAGTGCAGATACAGCCTTTATGATGATCGCAACTGCCCTTGTTATGTTAATGACCCCTGGACTCGCGCTATTTTACGGTGGATTAGTACGATCAAAAAACGTCCTAAGTACCATTATGCAGAGCTTCGTTTGTCTTGGGCTTATCTCTATCTTATGGGTAATATTTGGATATTCTCTTTCTTTTGGTCCAGATATAGGGGGCTTTATTGGTGGGCTGGATCATTTGTGGCTTAAGGGAGTTGGACTTGAACCTAGCCCTTATGCTGATACCATCCCTGGACTGATATTTTGTGCATTTCAACTCATGTTTGCCATTATTACACCTGCCCTAATTACAGGTGCATTTGCAGAAAGAATGAAGTTCTCGGCATTTATGATTTTTACTACGCTGTGGGCAACCTTCGTTTACTTCCCAGTTTGTCATTGGGTCTGGGGCGGTGGATGGCTTGGCAATATGGGTGCTCTTGATTTCGCTGGAGGTACTGTTATCCACATCAACTCAGGGGCTGCTGCACTGGTCACAGCAATGTTTCTCGGTAAAAGAAGAGGCTATGGAAAAGAGGCATTTCATCCACATAACCTTCCAATGACCATACTGGGGGCTGGAATCCTATGGTTTGGATGGTTTGGCTTTAATGCTGGAAGCGCCCTTTCTGCTGGAAAAACCGCAGCACTTGCATTCTTTACTACACAGATTGCAACTGGAGCCGCACTTCTTTCCTGGACCTTTGCAGAATGGATCTTCCAGAAAAAACCCACTACCCTTGGCGCTGCCTCAGGTGCAGTTGCTGGGCTTGTGGCCATCACACCAGCTGCGGGTTTTGTTGGACCAATTCCTGCAGTCATTATCGGTGGTGTTGCTGGAATCGTATGTTATATGGCTGTCCTTTTAAAGGTCAAATTGGGTTATGACGATGCCCTAGATGTAGTAGGCGTGCATGGAATTGGAGGCCTTTGGGGTGCTCTAGCAACAGGACTTTTTGCATCTACATTTTGGAATCCAGACGGGGCAAACGGTCTATTTTTTGGAAACCCTCATCAATTTGTGGTTCAGGCCATTGGCGCCTTTGCAGCAATCGGATATTCAATGGTAGTTACTTATATA
- a CDS encoding TorF family putative porin: protein MKNCKKINILVLCMMICATVFTPRFVRADEAKPSVDASLTLTSQYIWRGYELSKDSLVVQPYFGLSYEGFGASIWQNIDTNPYDTSLENLNETDFTLSYDTEINGVSVGAGWIWYALPGSDDSHEVYVTAGLNTFLNPTLTIYREFAHAPSTYITLGISHSIALPWRNASLDMGLQGSYLISNDSGVYADPNDPSDEYSNFHDGLASISLNIPVAEYISVSPELYWSFPLCQDAADDMQAGNANHGGKDNFVYGGITVNLSF from the coding sequence ATGAAAAACTGTAAAAAAATTAATATACTGGTCTTATGCATGATGATCTGTGCAACTGTCTTTACACCACGATTTGTAAGGGCTGATGAGGCAAAACCCAGTGTAGATGCCTCTCTTACCCTAACAAGCCAATACATATGGAGAGGCTATGAACTTTCAAAAGACAGTCTAGTGGTCCAACCCTATTTTGGATTGAGCTACGAGGGCTTTGGAGCAAGTATATGGCAAAACATAGACACTAACCCCTATGACACAAGCCTCGAGAATCTAAATGAAACAGACTTTACCCTATCATATGACACTGAAATTAATGGTGTTTCTGTTGGTGCAGGCTGGATTTGGTATGCACTTCCCGGCAGTGACGACAGCCATGAGGTGTACGTAACCGCAGGATTAAATACATTCTTAAACCCAACACTTACTATTTACAGGGAATTTGCCCATGCCCCCAGCACATATATTACCCTTGGCATTTCTCATTCCATTGCATTGCCATGGAGAAATGCCAGCCTGGATATGGGATTGCAGGGAAGCTATCTCATCTCAAATGACAGTGGCGTCTACGCAGACCCAAATGATCCTAGTGATGAGTACAGTAATTTCCATGATGGCCTTGCTTCTATATCATTAAATATTCCTGTAGCAGAATATATATCGGTTTCCCCAGAACTTTACTGGTCTTTTCCCCTCTGTCAGGATGCTGCAGATGATATGCAAGCAGGCAATGCAAATCACGGAGGAAAGGACAATTTTGTTTATGGTGGCATAACAGTAAATCTCTCTTTTTAA
- a CDS encoding ammonium transporter, with protein MIFKSPLRIATFLLLFLSVAMVSISNAGDPLGVETLKGDPGLAVDFVWVLICGFLVMFMQAGFACVESGFCRSKNVTNLLAKNLMDFVVGSLSYWALGYGIMLGADKFGLIGTSGFFLSGDGYDVNNYLTFFWQMVFAATAATIVSGAVAERLKFQAYLGYSAAICLIIYPVFGHWAWGGGWLSNLPYGIGFADFAGSGVVHAVGGIVGLAGAIVLGPRFGKYDKNGKPRVIPGHNLTLAALGTFILWFGWFGFNPGSTFSAHHLRISIIAVNTTLAASAASLAALLVVLARTGKFDVAMALNGALAGLVAITAPCAWVNSTSAVIIGAIAGVLVVLSVLFLENRGVDDPVGAVSVHGVCGIWGLIAVGLFADGTYGNYSTEPPFVKGLFFGGGADQLIAQLIGAGALILWAFVTGYIVFKVLDATIGIRVSPKEEIQGLDIIEHGTPAYPEFYTIRS; from the coding sequence ATGATTTTTAAAAGCCCCCTACGAATCGCAACCTTTTTATTGTTGTTCCTTTCTGTGGCCATGGTCTCTATCTCCAATGCTGGAGATCCATTAGGGGTTGAAACTCTAAAAGGAGACCCTGGACTCGCCGTAGACTTTGTATGGGTACTTATCTGCGGTTTTTTAGTCATGTTTATGCAGGCAGGTTTCGCCTGTGTTGAATCGGGCTTTTGCAGGAGTAAAAACGTAACCAATTTGTTGGCAAAGAATCTCATGGACTTCGTTGTTGGGTCTCTTTCGTATTGGGCACTTGGATACGGAATAATGCTGGGTGCTGACAAATTTGGTCTCATAGGTACATCAGGATTTTTTCTTTCTGGAGATGGCTACGACGTAAACAATTACCTTACATTTTTCTGGCAGATGGTATTTGCTGCCACAGCCGCCACAATCGTTTCTGGCGCAGTAGCTGAAAGGCTAAAATTTCAGGCATATCTCGGATATTCTGCTGCAATATGCCTTATTATCTATCCTGTATTTGGACATTGGGCATGGGGTGGCGGTTGGCTAAGTAATCTTCCATACGGAATAGGATTCGCTGATTTTGCCGGTTCAGGAGTAGTACATGCAGTTGGCGGCATTGTAGGCCTTGCAGGTGCAATAGTCCTTGGCCCACGCTTTGGAAAGTATGACAAAAATGGAAAACCCAGAGTGATTCCAGGCCACAACCTGACCCTTGCAGCCCTTGGAACCTTCATCCTTTGGTTTGGGTGGTTTGGCTTCAATCCCGGAAGCACCTTTAGCGCCCATCACTTAAGGATTTCCATAATAGCTGTAAACACCACCCTTGCAGCATCAGCAGCCTCTCTAGCAGCTCTTCTTGTGGTGCTCGCCAGAACAGGGAAGTTCGATGTGGCAATGGCCCTTAACGGAGCACTTGCTGGTTTAGTGGCAATAACAGCCCCATGTGCCTGGGTAAATTCTACAAGTGCAGTGATAATTGGGGCAATAGCAGGTGTACTCGTGGTCTTAAGCGTACTGTTCCTGGAAAATAGAGGCGTTGATGACCCTGTTGGTGCAGTTAGCGTACATGGAGTGTGCGGAATCTGGGGCCTCATAGCAGTGGGCCTTTTTGCAGACGGTACATATGGAAACTACTCAACAGAACCACCTTTCGTAAAGGGTCTCTTCTTTGGAGGCGGTGCAGACCAGCTTATTGCACAGCTTATTGGAGCAGGCGCTCTGATCCTATGGGCCTTTGTGACTGGCTACATTGTATTCAAGGTCCTGGATGCCACAATAGGAATCAGGGTCTCTCCCAAAGAGGAAATACAGGGTCTCGATATTATTGAACACGGAACACCTGCATATCCTGAATTTTACACAATAAGGTCATAA